In Monodelphis domestica isolate mMonDom1 chromosome 1, mMonDom1.pri, whole genome shotgun sequence, the sequence GTCAGACCCTGCCTCCCCCACTTCATCCCCAACCAAGTACTCTGCCTGCCTGCCCTACCCCACcccctttcccaacccctctcccTTACCCCCAGACAAGGatgggaggaagcactcccattgagctgctgggcagagaggcaggtgaagtgaggtatgtcctcaggcacatggataGGGGAAGAGGAACAGGTCTGTCccaagtccctctgactttctagtagaaacaaataaacaaacaaaaaaataactgcAGGCATGCCCCCAGAGAGGGCTTTAcatatccccccccctttttttttggcacatgtgccataggttcgccatcatagCACTAGGACATAactatattttccccaaatatttgAAATTGGGGTTTTTCTCAAAAGAggacagttttttgttttgttttatgtttactttgctgggggtggggagagagaaggattataaaataaaaaataaattacatttaacaTTTTAGCACAGGCAAATAGTAAAATATtacctctatttttaaaaataggattgtGTGGAATGTGCTTGGCCAATCTTGAATCATTATATAAATTAGTTTTTATTAGCAATAGTTTGGGATAAAATTAAAGCATGTCTTGTTGATTAATTCTAtatagaattgatttcactgtGTTTTTAgggataaatttgaaaaattagggtAAGTTAGTACTTTAACATTcaattataggagaaaaaactTGTAGAATATTTACGTGGGAATTACACTGAAGACACAATTGAGTCAAAGATTTAATGGGGGGGTTGTGCCTATATTAATACATGTTAAAACTGTGGTGGCCTTTTTTATTATAGGTTGCAAGATAACAGACAATTTCGAGGAAGGGATGGCAGACGGGGTTGGCCAAGTGACAACAGATCTAATCAGTGGCATGGAAGACCCTGGGGTAATAATTATCAGCAGCATAGACAAGAACCTTATTACCATCATCAGTATGGAAATTATGGTTATAATCAACGGCCTCCTTATGGCTACTATTAATATAAATGTTGACATCTATCAAGGAAAACCAATACATCCTCTTCTAACATGTCAAAAGCTTGCCTGTCTTgttttttgtatataattatgtGTAACTACTTTTACACAACTTAAGGCTGTCATGTACAAAGAAACTAGAAAGATGTGATGGTAGCTGAAGAAGTTATGGACTACATTGTTCAACTTCTACCTCAAATTCGACTTCATTTCATATATTGTTGGTGCATTGAATTTCCATGTAAGGCTGCCAGTAGTCATAAGTTTTTAACACAGGCAGAAAtggaaataggaaaaatgtttgcTTTCTCTCAAATTTAAAGGAATATCTGTAAACATGGATGAAATTGTTTCTGGAATTTTATAGACTAATGAAGTAAATCACCAAGTGACAGTTACATTTGGCTTTCAAAATACCATATTTAACAGCAACTGAAACAAATTATAATCGATTTACCTTTCACTTGGCTTTGATTTAGAAATAACTATACTATGTGAATGCCTATTTTAGAGGTCTGAGTGCTATATTagtaacaaaaggaaaagaataaaaatgtaaaataagaaaagaatttttatttttggattaaGTGGGCATAGATAtgggttgtttggttttttttttttttgcattatataCTAGTATGAGCTTTCTGGTGTGTGGAAGGCAGAAGTCTTAAAATTCACTTAACATTCACAAAAACACAGGATTGAAATTCAAGTGCAATCTAGACATTATAACCTGTTATTTTCAGCCCTTTCTTTCCAATCATCATATGAAACATAATTCAgcatgtacttttttttaaatagtcatgATAGCTtagattttacattatttttttctctgccaAACATGGAACCTGCTGTATCTTATATGCATGCAATAATtgtgtgaatttaaaaaaaaatcttttctctatttttatactCCCATTATGATGCCTATtgtaattacatttttatttaaggGAAATGGTAACTGTTTAGCCTCACTCAAGTTTTGGATTATTAGTTCTATAATAATTTGCTTTTTGTTACATCCTGTCTGATAAAAGGAAGTGCAGTATAACAGGAAAAAAAGTACTCTCTTTTTTAACCcaaaagacttaagttcaaacaCTGACTTTTAAGAACTGAACTTGGGCAGTTCATTTAAACTCTCTTGACCTCAGaaatccttatctgtaaaatgagggagttggactttaTGAtttctctgaggtcccttccagctctcaatcctaTGATCTCAGAGTAGCAGTTTGACATTTTATGAGATTCTTCAATTTTTTGTGGGGAAGGTATTGCTCTGTTGAAATAGAAGTGTTATTAAAGGATATGATCAATCTTAGTATGTCAGAGCTTTGCAGTGACAATTACTTAAACCTTTCTTTCAGTTGACAAATACCTTCTTGGCATTTCCATCTTAACAGCCTTCTCATGGTGTTTTCTCTATGATGGTGAAGGAACCTGCATTCCCTAAGCATTCCTTTGCCTCCTACTCTTAGAAGCCTATATATCCTATTCCCTTAAAAATCTTTACTCTGTTAGCTGTTACGCtgaaagaaaaagtaatttcTGCAAATGACTGGCAAAGAATAATGTGTTACTTTCAAGAAGTATTTACATttcaaggagggaaaaaaatctttggaatTAAAATCTTTGGAACTTTAAGCACTGTGGCTGGCACGATTTTGGAGGAAGTGGGAGGTAAGACCTCCCTTGTGCTCCCCCAAACCATACCATGTAAGCAAATGTCTGTTCTACTAACATATGTACAAGCCAACCTTGAACATGACActcaataaaaatagattttgataGTATTTGTATATTGTCTTAATATTTATATGCAGCCTGCCCTATCCATAAATCTGCTGTAGTGGGAGGATCATAGGgaagttatatttttttccttcttttttttaaacccttcccttctgttttagaatcagtaataagtattggttccaaggctgatgAGAGGTAAAGGCATGGcaattgcagttaagtgacttgcccagagtcgcacagctaggaaatgcccaAGGCCACATTGAATCTAGGTTCTTCTAACTCCAGGTGTGACGCTTTATcctctgaaccacctacctgccccaagtGGATTATTTCTAAAACCTAAAACTCAAGAAGAGCTAGACATATGCCTTCAGCTGATCTTCAAAATGACAGGCAAGTCATACATGCTGTAGGTGTAGGTTGACTGACATGGTCCCAACTCTAAAATCATTCTTATCTTCCAATTCCCACATTCCACTAATTTTCAGTCGATCAAGaagtacttattaaatactaCAATGTGCCAGACACCTTATTGAATTCTGGGGCtgcaaagaaaaggcaaaaacatttACTAACTTTACCACCAAAATGTCCTtgacttctttcccttctctattcACATAGCCTCTaggtcctcatcacttctcaTCTGAGCTTTTGTACTGGCCTAATTGGCTTCCCCACAGGTAAcctctctaatccatctttcCACACAGTTGCCAAACTGACACTTCTAAAATATATGACTAATTCCTGATCCTCCTTGGAGATCTTCAATAGTTCCCTGTAGCCTTGGGGAATAAAAGAGTGGCATTAAAAACTCTCCATAGTTTGACTCCCAcctacctttcctgtcttccttttctagtaaTTCCTTTTATGTGTTATATTTCAGTaaaacttctctactagctgtACTCTATATGACTCTGTCTGACTGCCATGCCTTTACATAAGAGATTCCCTATGTCTGCAATGCAGTCTTTCCTTACCTTGCAGCATCCTAGCTTCCTTCAACACAGCTcaggtggggcagctaggtggctcagtagatagccaagcttgggttcaaatctggcctcagattcttcctagccctgtgatcctgagcaagtcttttaacccccggttcttagcccttattgctcttctgccttggaactgatactatcagttctaagactgatggtaagggagcagctgggttggatcagtggattgagagagtcaggcctagagagggcaggtcctaaattcaaatctggcctcaaattcttcctacctgtgtcacttaacccccattatccagcccttaccactcttctgcctttgaaccaatacacagtattgattctaagacaaaaggtaagggtttaaaaaaaaaactgaaggtaAAAATTTGAAAGACAAAAAACACCTCCACTCCCAGTTATTGGTATACCCTTGCTCTTGaagtcatttatatatatatatatattatatatatatatacatatatatataatatatatatatattgtttttatatatatatatatattatatatatatatacatatatatataatatatatatatatacacactatgtttttgcttatatttgcatattttattCCTACTTCCAATAAAAAGGTCCTGAGAATAGGAACTTATATTTATGTCCCCAGGACCttgtataaatatttgctaattgtTTTTTGATTATTTACTAATGATTTTATAGTTGCTCTATGCATTAGCAAGGCACTATGGGGGATATAAAGGTGAATAAGattcagtccctgccctcaaggactgcTTGGCTTACAAAATACAGAATACCTGCTGTATGCAGAACTCTGTATGTGATAATGGAACATTAAAGAAACATAGTCTGCCTTTTGCCTAAGCTAGGGAGATAGGAAACACATACACGTGActtgagaatattttaaaatggggatTGTTAACTTTTTCTGTCATGTGCTCTAGCACTCTGGAGAAGCCTATGAGAattcctcagaataatatttttaaatgcataaaataaaattagattatgaagaaaaccaaaggttaatgaaaataaaaatgtttttttccattcTTAAGAAATCTATCTACAGAACTCAAATTCCGATTCTAAGAATACCTTTAAAACATAATGAGTAGAAAACGGGAGAAAATGGCTATTTCC encodes:
- the RAMAC gene encoding RNA guanine-N7 methyltransferase activating subunit; amino-acid sequence: MTDTLDAVPNFEEMFANRFTEDDTEYQEYLKRPTDSPPIVEEWNSGSSGNQRNRGNRLQDNRQFRGRDGRRGWPSDNRSNQWHGRPWGNNYQQHRQEPYYHHQYGNYGYNQRPPYGYY